Proteins encoded within one genomic window of Haematobia irritans isolate KBUSLIRL chromosome 5, ASM5000362v1, whole genome shotgun sequence:
- the Tpc2 gene encoding thiamine pyrophosphate carrier protein 2, which yields MSTTNGGQQQQQQQQEHQQHLLHSHSMLTQLKQASAGAAAGFFTRTVTQPFDVLKIRFQLQLEPVSEDHPSKYRSMLQASKLIYKEEGLFAFWKGHNAGQMLTMLYTIFQFWSYEQIDLKLRQYEYLDSNKNVRHFLSGGLAGCVGTTISMPFDVVRTRVVGQDPNHKSSIVHIFPNIIRTEGFYGLFRGLGTTLIQIGPLIGFNFAFYHKTNDLFMSMAEPPNHHLPVVVHLFTGGVAGVISKAIVYPLDFIKKRLQLQGFQNSRRTFGRNQVCFGIGECIRLTYKEEGLLGFYKGMNPTLIKSGLTTALYFSLYDIFKAHFVPESDLCDDN from the coding sequence ATGTCAACAACAAATGGaggacagcaacaacaacaacaacagcaagagCATCAACAACATCTGCTCCATAGTCATTCGATGTTAACGCAATTGAAACAGGCATCAGCAGGAGCAGCAGCTGGTTTCTTTACCCGTACCGTAACACAACCCTtcgatgtccttaaaatacgtttCCAACTTCAACTGGAACCAGTTAGTGAAGACCACCCGTCCAAATATCGATCCATGTTACAGGCCAGTAAGCTGATATACAAAGAAGAGGGTCTCTTTGCCTTTTGGAAGGGTCACAATGCTggtcaaatgttgacaatgcTCTatacgatttttcaattttggtccTATGAacaaatcgacttgaaactacgTCAATACGAATATCTAgatagtaataaaaatgtaagacATTTCCTTAGTGGAGGTCTGGCCGGATGTGTTGGAACCACTATATCCATGCCCTTCGATGTCGTACGAACCCGAGTGGTGGGTCAAGATCCCAATCATAAAAGCAGTATAGTTCACATTTTCCCCAATATAATAAGGACGGAAGGATTCTATGGCCTATTTCGAGGATTGGGAACCACACTGATACAAATTGGTCCTTTGATTGGTTTCAATTTTGCCTTCTATCACAAAACCAATGATCTGTTTATGAGCATGGCCGAGCCACCCAATCATCATTTGCCAGTGGTGGTGCATTTGTTCACTGGTGGTGTGGCAGGCGTTATCTCCAAGGCTATTGTTTATCCTTTGGATTTCATCAAGAAGCGTTTACAATTGCAAGGCTTTCAAAATTCCCGACGTACCTTTGGCCGCAATCAAGTGTGCTTCGGCATTGGTGAATGTATACGACTCACCTATAAGGAAGAAGGTCTTCTCGGTTTCTATAAGGGCATGAATCCTACACTCATCAAATCGGGCCTAACGACGGCTCTTTACTTTAGCTTATATGACATATTTAAGGCACATTTTGTACCCGAATCGGACCTATGTGacgataattaa